The Desulfobotulus pelophilus DNA segment GTGGCTTTGAGGCAGTTTGTTGGAAGTGATAATAAGGCAGTATTATTTGAGCTTCCCGATGTTACGAACTCTGCAGGAATACTCGAATATACGAAATGGTTTTTTAAGTCTTTATTCGAGTTAGCTAAAGCTCAAGAGCTGGCTGGGAAAAAGGTGTGCGTTGTCCTTGAGGAAGCACATACCATAGTGCCGGAGTGGAACTTTTTAGGGGTCGATGACAAACGTTCTAGCGCAGTTGTAAATAGTATTGCCCAGATTGCTCTACAAGGTAGAAAATACGGAGTCGGATTTGTTGTCATCGCGCAAAGAACCGCAAATGTTTCTAAAACTGTTTTGACACAATGTAATTCAGTTGTCGCATTTCAGCAATTCGATAGGACGAGCGCGGAATTTTTAGGCAACTACATGAGCTCAGACTATGTAGCATCCCTTACAAGGCTTAGGCCTCGCCATGCCATTGCTGTCGGCAAAGCGTTCAGTAGTGGAACTCCCATGATATTTTCTGTGCCTGAAATATCTGAGCCAGAAGCGGAAGGCGGCTAAAAAGTTGCTGCACACGGATAAATTACTCGCTACGCTCCTAATTTGCCGGTGAGCAAGGCGTTATGCGGAATGGAATTTGAGCGACTAAAGGAAAGTCCATGCCTACACTCCCTCAATTGGATGTAAAGACTAATTCTAACCATTCACCTCACGTTGCTATCCTTGGTGCGGGGGCAAGTCTGGCGGCTCTTCCAGATGGTGATAAGAATGGCCGCAAGTTGCCATTAATGAATAATCTGGTCGAGGTGGTTGGTCTCGAGTCGCTATTTGAGGAATACGGCCTGAAATATGAAGGCGAAAATTTCGAAGCGACCTATGATGCTCTGGTTTTCAGTGGGGAGTACCCTGATCTCGTTAAAGAAATAGAGTTGGCAGTAGAGAACTACTTTAGCGAGATGCAGCTGCCTGATGAAGCCACGCTGTATGACTATTTGGTTTTGGGTCTCCGTGGGAAAGACATCATCGCTACTTTTAATTGGGACCCGTTTCTCGCGCAAGCATTTCAGAGGAATATGAATGTCATCGGTTATGAGGAAATGCCCCAGATGGCATTTCTTCATGGAAATGTGGCAATAGGTGTTTGTTATTCGTGTAAAACTAAGGGGTGGCGATTCAACAGTTGCGATAAATGTGGAAATCAGTTTGAGCCGTCAAAACTACTATATCCCGTTAGTCAAAAAAACTATTCCGAAGATGAGTTCATATGTTCTGAGTGGGAAAACCTACAGAACCATATTAAGCACGCGTATTTTATTACAGTTTTTGGATATAGCGCGCCAGTAACAGATGCTGAAGCAAGAAAGCTCATGCTGTACGTATGGGCAGAGAATACAACCAGAGATCTTGCACAAATTGACCTTGTTGATATCAAACCGAGAGAAGCGGTTAAGGATAGTTGGAAGGACTTTATTGTCAGAGAAAACTATGCAATTCAAGCCGATTTCTTTAATACATACCTTTCCATTCATCCGAGGCGAAGCTGTGATGCTTTCGCAATGGCAACGCTTCAGCAGCGTCCATGGACAGACAACAATTTTCCGAAAGGTCTGTCTTTAAAACAGTTGCAAGAATGGGTAAAACCGCTGGTGGATGAAGAAAAAAATGGCCACCTTTCGGGTAAGCCTTGTGGAGAAGGAAAGTGAGAGCCTTACGCCAAAAATCGCATAACCAGGGGCTGCAGCGGACCGCTTTTCCGGCGCGGTGCGCCTCCAAATCGGCCGCTGAGCCCAGGCGTTAGCTGTCAGAAGATATAGGGAGAATTAATGGAAGTCCGAAAGCCAGAAGACAATGAGGAAGCCCGGTTGCTTTCCTTAGACGAAGGCCACTTTGCCGACCTTAAAAGCAAGCGCATCAATCCGGCAAAGCTACAACAGAGCTTCGTGGCATTTGCGAACGCCGATGGAGGAGAGTTGTTCGTTGGCGTTGAAGATCAGTCCGAGTCTGGAGAGCGAATTGTCGGCTTTTTGAATCAGGAAGAGTGCAATGGAATTTTGCCAACGCTGCTCGAAGAAACCGAACCATCTGTCGAGAACGTCGATGTCGAACTGATTGATTTTGGATCAAGGGGCCTTGTCATGCGCCTTTTTATTCCAAAGAGCCCAAAGGTTCACTACACGTCGAGCGGCGACTGCTACATAAGAATCGGCGCCGAAAAAAGAAAGATTAAGGGCGAAAGAATTACGTCACTCTCTTACAGCAAGGGCGTGTTGGTGTACGAGCGTTTAGCTGTGGATGGAATAGATTTAAACGAATTGGTAGATAGCGAGTATCTAGGCAAATACATCAGTCGTATAGGAAGCAAACAAGCACCCGCAGATTTTTTGCGAAAACAGAAACTACTGGCCAAAGCTAACGGCGAACGAGTTCCGAATGTTGGGGCGGTTCTGCTTTTCGACGAGACTCCGTCAGCATCACTTCCCACCCGGTGTTCCTTCAAAGTGTACCGACTCCTCACAACGAGTTCGGAATATAAGCGTGAGCAACTCGCTGAGATGCCCACTACCATTTCTGGCCCGCTGGAGGTTTCGGTGCGAGGGGTTTTGGAAAAGGTGGAAGCACTGTTGGAAGGGGCTACGTTTAAGGATGGAAAGAAGCTTGTAAAGTTGAAATACCCGGTCGAGGCGATTAAAGAGATTGTAGTAAATGCTGCTCTTCATCGTGATTACAGCTTAAACGATGATATTCATATCAGAATTTTCGACAACCGTATCGAAGTGTCGAGCCCCGGAAAGTTACCTGGGTTCATGACGGTCGAAAATCTTTACACCGATAGGTTTTCGAGAAACCCCAATATCAACCGCATGATTCACAACTTGCCAGATCCGCTGAATCATGACATCGGAGAAGGATTGGATACCGCGCGAAACGAACTGAAAAAAGCTGGTTTAGTACCGCCGGAATTTAAAGAGATGGAAAACGCCTTTTTGGTCACTATCCGGCATCAGGAGTTAGCGTCAATCGAGGACGTTATCACCAGACATCTCAGTGCTAATCCTGCGGATGAGATCACTAATCGCATGGTTCGTGAGCTTAGCGGCGAAGACGACATCAACAAGGTTAAGAAAGCTCTCCAAAAATTGCGGCAGGATGGAGTGATAGAGCCAGTCGATCCAAATGTATCGGCCTTCCAATTTCGGTACCGCTTGGTTCGTTCTTGAAGCTGACAGCTAACAATCGGCTGCACCGCGACCGATTTTCCGCCGCTTCGCGGCTCCAAACCGGCGCGTGAGTCGGGTGTTATATTTTTTTTAAGTTCAGCAATCAAAAGGATTCATGATGAACGTGGATAAAGCGAAAAAACGCATATTGAAACGAGTACAAAGAGGTTTCAAAGGTTATCCGCAAATATC contains these protein-coding regions:
- a CDS encoding ATP-binding protein → MEVRKPEDNEEARLLSLDEGHFADLKSKRINPAKLQQSFVAFANADGGELFVGVEDQSESGERIVGFLNQEECNGILPTLLEETEPSVENVDVELIDFGSRGLVMRLFIPKSPKVHYTSSGDCYIRIGAEKRKIKGERITSLSYSKGVLVYERLAVDGIDLNELVDSEYLGKYISRIGSKQAPADFLRKQKLLAKANGERVPNVGAVLLFDETPSASLPTRCSFKVYRLLTTSSEYKREQLAEMPTTISGPLEVSVRGVLEKVEALLEGATFKDGKKLVKLKYPVEAIKEIVVNAALHRDYSLNDDIHIRIFDNRIEVSSPGKLPGFMTVENLYTDRFSRNPNINRMIHNLPDPLNHDIGEGLDTARNELKKAGLVPPEFKEMENAFLVTIRHQELASIEDVITRHLSANPADEITNRMVRELSGEDDINKVKKALQKLRQDGVIEPVDPNVSAFQFRYRLVRS